The Clostridium sp. DL-VIII DNA window TTTCAAATTAGTCTTTTTCCTCTTATTTATAAATAAAGATTCCTTCTTTATTTAAAATCTAAATAAAATATACATAGACAAATAACACCTTGATTCTTATTTTATCTCACGACCTTCATTCTCATCATTGATTTCCTAAAATTAAAATTTTTCTCTAATACAAACTTTATTTAATCTTATAAAAACTTTTTGCTTGTATGTATATTATCACATTAAAATCTATATTTCTATTATCTATAATAACAATATTTTAGTGCACTCTGCACAAAGTATAAGATGCTTATAATGACATATAATAGATATCTTTAATCTCATTTAATGTGAATTCTTTTGGATGATTTGTTATACTTGGTTTTGATACTTTCATACAGTTCTCTGCCATCCACTCAACATCCTTTTCTTTTACTCCAAGTTTTCCTAATGTTATTTTTAAATCAATTTTTTCAAGGAAACTTCTTATAGCATCAGCACAATCTTTTGCATCTGTTCCTCCAAGTAATTTTGAGATATCAGCATATTTCTGAATATCACTTTCCCATGATTTTTCAACAATTATAGGTGTAAGTGCTGCAAGACCTTTTCCATGAACAATATCATAGAGTCCACTTGCTGGATGTTCAAGTCCATGCGGTGCTGCTACACCTGCTACTCCAATTACCATTCCACCTAAAGTACTAGCTAATGTTACTTTTTCCCATGCCTCTAAATCGGATGGATCATTATATACTTTAATTAAGTTGTCAGCTAATAACTTTATACCATAAAATGCTTTCATATCTGTCAATGGCTGTCCCATTTTTGATAGATAAGCTTCCATATTATGTGCTAACGCATCAAATCCAACAGATGCAAGAATGCTCTTTGGCATTGTTGTCATTAGTTCTGGATCAATAATTGATGCTTTTGCAATTATTGCATTTGTTCTAAGCGACTTTTTATCTTTAGTTTCAGGATTTGTTAAAACTGAAAAACTATTTCCTTCGCTCCCTGTTCCGCATGTTGTTGGAACTAAAACTATAGGAAGTGCTTCGTTTCCTCGTTTTATACCAAATATATATTCTGATATATCTCCAGGATTTTGGGCTGAAAATGCTATACTTTTAGCAGCATCCATAATACTTCCACCACCAAGTCCCAAAATAACATCACAGCCAGTTTCTTTTATAATCTTTACTCCTTCATATACTGTTGTTGTGAGAGGATTTTGCTCTACCTTGTCAAAAATTTCATATTGTATTTTTGCGTCATTTAATAAATTTATCACTTTATCAAGTAATCCACTCTTTTTAGTACTGCTTTTTCCTGTTACAATAAGAGCTTTTTTACCGTATTTAGCCACTTCTTTTCCTATTTCATTGCTTCTTCCTCTTCCGAATAATAAATTCACCGGTAAGTTGTAATTAAATTTCATGTTCAATTCCTCCCATATTATTAAGCGTTATTCTATATTCATTTTAACCCTACATAAGTACAAAAGATGTCTTTATAAATATTAAAGACATCTTCGTCAAACTAATAGTATCAAAAAATACACATCTATTCTATGATTTCTTTCAACAATGTTTTAGTGCACATTGAACAAATTATAAATTACTCTACACTAATTAAGATATCAGATATAAAAAATTTATATTAGTCCATGTGATCTCTTTCTTAGTGCCTACTGTTATCAAATTGATCAACATGGTAGAGAGACGGAAACAGACGGAACCATAAGAGTATTATAAGGAGAGTACCAATACCTCCAATAAGTACTGAAGGCATCGCACCAAACCAGTTTGCGGTAATACCTGATTCAAACTCTCCAAGCTGATTTGAGGTCCCCGTAAAGAGTTGCCTTACAGAGTTGACACGACCTAACATAGCATTTGGTGTTTCAATCTGGACGAGTGTCGCACGTATTACAACACTAATTCCGTCAGAACAGCCGAGCAATATGAGGATCAAAAATGAAAGCTGAAATGATTTAGAAACAGCAAAGATAATTGTAGTAATGCTAAAACATAAGACAGCAGCAAACAAT harbors:
- a CDS encoding iron-containing alcohol dehydrogenase, which produces MKFNYNLPVNLLFGRGRSNEIGKEVAKYGKKALIVTGKSSTKKSGLLDKVINLLNDAKIQYEIFDKVEQNPLTTTVYEGVKIIKETGCDVILGLGGGSIMDAAKSIAFSAQNPGDISEYIFGIKRGNEALPIVLVPTTCGTGSEGNSFSVLTNPETKDKKSLRTNAIIAKASIIDPELMTTMPKSILASVGFDALAHNMEAYLSKMGQPLTDMKAFYGIKLLADNLIKVYNDPSDLEAWEKVTLASTLGGMVIGVAGVAAPHGLEHPASGLYDIVHGKGLAALTPIIVEKSWESDIQKYADISKLLGGTDAKDCADAIRSFLEKIDLKITLGKLGVKEKDVEWMAENCMKVSKPSITNHPKEFTLNEIKDIYYMSL